A genomic region of Eucalyptus grandis isolate ANBG69807.140 chromosome 5, ASM1654582v1, whole genome shotgun sequence contains the following coding sequences:
- the LOC104445316 gene encoding LOW QUALITY PROTEIN: katanin p80 WD40 repeat-containing subunit B1 homolog KTN80.1 (The sequence of the model RefSeq protein was modified relative to this genomic sequence to represent the inferred CDS: deleted 1 base in 1 codon) — MSKRGYKLQEFVAHSSNVNCLSIGKKACRLFLTGGDDCKVNLWAIGKPNSLMSLCGHTNAVESVAFDSAEVLVLAGASSGVIKLWDVEEAKMVRGLTGHRSNCTAMEFHPFGEFFASGSTDTNLKIWDIRKKGCIHTYKGHTRGISTIRFSPDGRWVVSGGNDNVVKVWDLTAGKLLHDFKFHENHIRSMDFHPLEFLLATGSADRTVKFWDLETFELIGSSRPEATGVRAIAFHPDGRTLFCGLEDSLKVYSWEPVICHDGVDMGWSTLADLCIHDGKLLGCSYYQSSVGVWVADASLIEPYGTNVKPQQKDSGDDEIEHQESRSSAKVGTTIRSTSIMRCASPDYETKDIKNIYVDSSWFLCTFILLSNSYTNMITHGPMQSTGSLMACTTGWNVYIQCSSDEAASGNPVSSQRVGTTNFAKVTQPLDFNDTPNLTLRRQGLVTETPDGLSGHVPSKSITQPKVVSRDSPDGKDSSRRESITFSRTKPGMLLRPAHSRRPSSTKYDVDRLSACAEIGVLSSAKSGSESLVDSFFNIKVAPEDGARNGCEDNHSSVKNVSVESEKVLPLQTPKTEKCDQTVSFREEINSVKFVNGVAVVPGRTRTLVEKFEKKRKIEQQNEEKSDRLNIVEQKATRMSSHMVTPEDRTPVTLVGSTEDQSTVMAPQRELPADESSKTPPLPVEDLEIHHGSNVSEDKATILSSQTVSEEDSKRSTLIRNFRRRDRFKSTEGRSPVMATQRKLPTDESGKTSSLPMEDLEIKGGLNVSEDKATSFSSRAPPREDRAHSALVRNVRKRDKFKSTNDTITVMVHQRGLLTDEATSNDHERGTSICGSESDSVNHEDVTELLLGNHEVFLSTLRSRLTKLQVVRHFFERKDMKGAINALRRLPDHSVQADVISILTEKMEMLNLDLFSCLLPVLVGLLDSKVERHSCVSLEMLLKLVAVFGSVVRSTVSAPPTVGVDLHAEQRLECCNQCFTELQKIQKIIPMLVR, encoded by the exons ATGTCCAAGCGGGGCTACAAGCTGC AGGAATTTGTGGCCCATTCGTCCAATGTCAACTGTCTCAGTATTGGAAAGAAGGCATGCCGGCTTTTTCTCACTGGTGGAGATGACTGCAAGGTCAATCTATGGGCCATCGGCAAGCCGAATTCCTTGATG AGCCTTTGTGGTCATACAAATGCTGTAGAATCCGTAGCCTTTGATTCTGCAGAAGTGTTGGTGCTTGCTGGAGCTTCTTCTGGTGTCATTAAGCTGTGGGACGTGGAAGAAGCAAAGA TGGTTCGTGGTCTTACTGGACACAGATCCAATTGCACCGCTATGGAATTCCATCCATTTGGAGAGTTCTTTGCATCTGGTTCCACCGACACAAATCTGAAGATATGGGATATCAGGAAGAAGGGATGTATACACACGTACAAGGGTCATACTCGAGGCATTAGCACCATCAGATTCTCTCCTGATGGTCGCTGGGTTGTTTCAGGGGGAAATGATAATGTTGTGAAG GTGTGGGATCTAACTGCTGGAAAGCTTTTGCATGATTTTAAGTTCCATGAAAATCATATCCGATCTATGGATTTCCATCCCTTGGAGTTCCTACTTGCTACAG GTTCGGCAGATAGAACGGTTAAATTCTGGGACTTGGAAACGTTTGAACTAATCGGATCTTCCAGACCTGAG GCCACAGGAGTACGTGCAATTGCCTTCCATCCTGATGGGAGGACCTTGTTCTGTGGTTTGGAGGATAGCTTAAAG GTTTACTCATGGGAGCCTGTAATCTGCCATGATGGTGTTGACATGGGATGGTCAACCCTTGCTGATCTTTGTATTCATGATGGAAAACTCTTGGGTTGCTCATATTACCAAAGTTCTGTTGGTGTTTGGGTAGCAGATGCGTCG CTTATTGAACCGTATGGAACTAATGTAAAGCCTCAGCAGAAGGATAgtggggatgatgaaattgaacaccAAGAAAGTCGTTCCTCGGCTAAAGTTGGGACCACCATAAGATCAACTTCAATCATGCGCTGCGCCTCTCCGGATTATGAAACCAAAGACATAAAGAATATATATGTGGATAGT AGTTGGTTTTTATGTACTTTTATATTACTGTCAAATTCATATACCAATATGATAACACATGGTCCTATGCAAAGTACTGGAAGCTTAATGGCCTGTACTACTGGATGGAATGTATATATACAGTGCTCATCAGATGAGG CCGCTAGTGGTAATCCTGTTTCTTCACAGCGTGTTGGTACCACAAACTTTGCAAAAGTGACTCAACCGCTGGATTTTAACGACACTCCTAATTTGACACTACGGAGGCAGGGTTTGGTAACAGAAACGCCAGATGGATTAAGTGGGCATGTTCCTAGTAAATCTATTACTCAACCGAAAGTTGTTAGTAGGGACAGTCCTGATGGAAAAGACTCATCTCGAAGAGAATCTATTACTTTTTCAAGGACTAAACCGGGCATGTTGCTCAGGCCTGCTCATTCGAGGAGGCCGTCGAGCACCAAATATGATGTCGACAGGTTATCAGCATGTGCTGAAATTGGAGTGCTTAGCAGTGCAAAAAGTGGTTCTGAAAGTCTTGTAGATTCATTTTTTAACATCAAAGTTGCACCTGAAGATGGAGCAAGAAATGGCTGTGAAGACAATCATTCGAGTGTCAAGAATGTCTCTGTGGAATCTGAGAAGGTGCTACCACTGCAGACACCTAAAACAGAAAAGT GTGACCAAACTGTCAGTTTCAGAGAAGAAATCAACTCTGTCAAGTTTGTCAATGGAG TTGCAGTTGTGCCAGGCAGGACGCGCACTTTAGTTGAGaagtttgaaaaaaagagaaaaattgaacaGC AGAACGAGGAAAAGAGTGACAGATTAAACATCGTTGAACAAAAGGCAACAAGAATGTCTTCTCATATGGTAACCCCTGAGGATAGAACACCTGTTACCCTTGTTGGCAGTACTGAAGATCAGTCAACTGTAATGGCTCCTCAAAGAGAATTACCAGCTGATGAATCAAGTAAAACTCCTCCATTGCCGGTTGAGGATTTGGAGATTCATCATGGATCAAATGTCAGTGAAGATAAGGCGACTATTTTGTCTTCTCAGACAGTATCAGAGGAGGATAGCAAACGCTCTACCCTTATTCGCAACTTCCGTAGAAGAGACAGATTTAAAAGTACTGAAGGTCGATCCCCTGTAATGGCTACTCAAAGAAAACTACCAACAGATGAATCAGGCAAAACTTCTTCTTTGCCAATGGAggatttggaaatcaaaggtGGATTGAATGTGAGTGAAGATAAGGCAACTAGTTTCTCTTCTCGTGCACCACCGAGGGAGGATAGAGCACACTCCGCTCTTGTTCGCAATGTTCGAAAAAGAGACAAATTCAAAAGTACTAATGATACAATTACTGTAATGGTTCATCAAAGAGGACTATTGACAGATGAAGC TACCTCCAACGACCACG AGAGGGGAACCTCAATATGTGGGAGTGAGTCAGACTCTGTTAACCATGAGGATGTCACTGAACTTCTACTGGGAAATCATGAAGTTTTCTTAAGTACTCTCCGTTCTCGCTTGACAAAACTACAG GTAGTCAGGCATTTCTTTGAAAGGAAAGATATGAAAGGTGCTATTAACGCATTGAGGAGGTTGCCGGATCATTCT GTTCAAGCAGATGTAATCAGCATCCTTACGGAAAAAATGGAGATGCTGAACTTAGATTTATTTTCTTGCTTGCTTCCTGTTCTTGTGGGTTTACTGGATAGCAAGGTAGAAAG GCATTCATGTGTGTCTCTCGAGATGCTACTAAAGCTTGTAGCAGTTTTTGGTTCAGTAGTTCGGTCAACAGTTTCTGCACCTCCGACTGTTGGTGTTGATCTACATGCTGAGCAAAG GCTAGAGTGCTGCAACCAGTGTTTTACAGAGCTGcaaaagatccagaaaatcataCCTATGCTTGTGAGGTAG
- the LOC104429585 gene encoding uncharacterized protein LOC104429585, giving the protein MEMGRWSTWDELLLGGAVLRHGTGDWDRVASELRARIVWPCEITPKVCKAKYEDLQRRFSGHTAWFEELREQRMEELRRALEQSESSIGILESKLEYLKAEGGPYSNVDYDSSRTVSVVPVQNSYGAKSYRRQMPEGALSDSFTQEVSANSSSDGRVQLSVSAEGKETKPRTSKLSKRDRDRKIDVKLQELCRGQAGFLKKKRGLRKRKNCAVQIKEGSVGESEFIGPVDVLMDSQSRKRRRKETVDDLMRIFYSVVEHKSANIFYRRLNCQKRGRYKRLIRQHMDFHTIKSRISSLAVTSSAEVFRDILLLVNNSLVFYSRRTREHKSALLLRDIVTQKLRQHYKGTEFVHTADVPVRPRGAPRRGTHKLPPRASNANSTVWTASLGSKSAGNSDSSPSAESSAIGERISISNWRRKRKNANDGPRSVRSNRGRKRVRTR; this is encoded by the exons ATGGAGATGGGGAGGTGGAGCACATGGGACGAGCTCTTGCTCGGAGGCGCCGTGCTCCGTCACGGGACCGGAGATTGGGACCGGGTCGCGTCGGAGCTCCGAGCCCGAATCGTTTGGCCGTGTGAAATCACCCCAAAG GTTTGCAAAGCCAAGTATGAGGACCTGCAACGGCGATTCTCAGGTCACAC AGCCTGGTTCGAAGAGTTACGAGAACAGCGAATGGAGGAGTTGAGGCGAGCCTTAGAGCAATCTGAAAGCTCCATTGG GATTCTGGAATCAAAGCTCGAATATCTCAAGGCAGAGGGCGGACCTTATTCCAACGTCGATTATGACTCCAGCCGAACAGTTTCGGTTGTACCAGTTCAGAACTCATATGGAGCTAAATCATATCGAAGACAGATGCCGGAAGGTGCTCTCTCAGATAGTTTCACCCAAGAAGTCTCCGCTAACTCCTCATCAGATGGCCGTGTTCAGCTTTCAGTTTCAGCTGAAGGGAAGGAGACTAAGCCACGTACTTCCAAGTTGTCTAAGCGAGACAGGGATCGCAAGATCGATGTGAAGCTCCAGGAGCTATGCAGAGGTCAAGCAGGCTTCCTTAAGAAGAAGAGAGGTctgagaaaaaggaagaattgtgcTGTGCAAATTAAAGAAGGGAGTGTAGGAGAAAGCGAATTCATTGGCCCGGTTGACGTTTTGATGGATTCTCAGAGTCGTAAGCGTCGGAGAAAGGAGACTGTTGATGATCTGATGAGGATTTTTTATTCTGTTGTTGAGCACAAGAGCGCCAACATATTCTATCGCCGACTCAATTGCCAG AAGAGAGGAAGATACAAGAGATTGATCCGCCAACACATGGATTTTCACACCATAAAATCAAGAATATCGAGCCTCGCCGTAACATCTTCCGCAGAAGTGTTCCGAGATATTTTGCTCCTCGTAAACAACTCCTTGGTCTTCTATTCCAGAAGGACACGGGAGCACAAGTCTGCATTGCTCCTGAGAGACATTGTCACCCAGAAACTGAGGCAGCACTACAAAGGGACCGAGTTCGTCCACACCGCCGACGTTCCGGTCAGGCCTCGAGGCGCCCCTCGTCGCGGGACGCACAAATTGCCCCCGAGGGCTTCGAACGCCAATAGCACGGTTTGGACAGCGTCACTGGGAAGCAAGAGTGCAGGCAACTCCGACTCTTCGCCATCGGCGGAGTCTTCGGCTATCGGCGAGAGAATTTCGATCTCAAATTGGCGGCGGAAACGTAAAAATGCCAACGATGGCCCAAGATCTGTGAGGTCTAATAGGGGAAGGAAGAGAGTTAGGACTAGGTGA